The DNA window TAGGGTTATCATTTATCCTTGTGATAATGGAAACTCTATATGTTACTACTGGCAAAGAAGTGTATAAAGACATGACTAAGTTCTGGGGTAAGTTATTTGGTATTAACTTTGCTCTAGGGGTAACAACTGGGATTACAATGGAATTCCAATTTGGTACTAACTGGTCATATTATTCTCATTATGTTGGTGATATTTTCGGTGCGCCTTTAGCTATCGAAGCACTTTTGGCATTCTTCTTAGAATCTACTTTTGTGGGTTTATTTTTCTTCGGTTGGGATAGATTATCAAAAGCGAAACACCTATTAGCAACTTACTGCGTTGCAATTGGTTCAAACCTTTCTGCAATGTGGATTTTAGTTGCCAATGGCTGGATGCAACACCCAGTTGGAGCGGAATTTAACTTTGAAAGTATGCGAATGGAAATGACAAGTTTCCTAGATCTATGGTTAAATCCTGTGGCTCAAGGAAAATTCTTACATACTTTATCAGCAGGTTATGTTTGTGGCTCTATTTTTGTATTAGCAATTAGCTCTTACTATATTTTGAAAGGCCGTGATCTTGGTTTTGCAAAACGTTCTTTCTCTGTTGCAGCAACGTTTGGTTTAGTTGCAATTTTTGCTGTATTTATTATGGGAGATGAGTCAGGTTATGATATCGGACGAGCTCAACCTACTAAGTTAGCAGCAATGGAAGGTGAATGGACAACCGAACCAGCACCTGCTGCATGGAACATTGCTATTATTCCAAATGAAAAGGAACAACGTAATGAATTTGCATTACAAATTCCTTATGCTGCAGGAATTATTGCTACCCGTTCATTAGATACACCAATTGTTGGTGTGAGAGAATTAATTGCTCAAAATGAAGATCGGATCCGCAATGGTATAAATGCTTATGCGTTACTACAAGAGTTACGTTCAGGACATAAAGATGCAGATACAATTGCACAATTTAAAGCGGTTGAAAAAGACTTAGGCTATGGTCTATTACTAAAACGCTACACTGATAATGTTGTTGATGCGACAGATGAGCAAATCAAATTAGCTGCAAGAGATACTGTACCTAACGTGGGATATACTTTCTGGTCATTCCGTCTGATGATGGCTGCTGGTGGCTTGATCTTTATCCTATTAATTTGGGCGTTTGTACAAAATATGCGTAATCAAGTTGGAACAAGCCCAAGAATGCTTAAAGCATTACTTTATGGTTTACCATTACCTTGGATTGCAATTGAAAGTGGTTGGTTTTTAGCAGAATATGGACGTCAACCATGGGCTATTTATGAAGTGTTGCCAGTTCAAATTGCACATTCTTTATTATCTGTTAGCGATCTATGGTTATCAATTGGCTTAATTTGTTTCATGTATACGGTATTCTTAGTTGTTGAAATGTATTTAATGACTAAATACAGCAGATTAGGGCCTAGTTCATTGAAAACTGGTCGTTATTATTTTGAACAGTCAACCAAATAAGCGGAGCCTAAATCATGATTGATTATGAATTTCTACGATTTGTGTGGTGGATCCTTTTAGGTGTATTGCTTGTCGGATTTGCGGTAACTGATGGTTTTGATCTAGGGGTTTTAAACTTGCTTCCTTTTGCAGGTAAAAAAGAAGTTGAAAAACGCATTATGATCAATACAATCGCACCACATTGGGATGGAAACCAAGTTTGGTTGTTAACTGCAGGGGGAGCAATGTTTGCGGCATTCCCTCTAATTTATGCGACCTCATTTTCAGGTTTCTATATTGCGATGATCCTTGTGTTAGCAGCACTTTTCTTCCGTCCAGTAGGGTTTGAATATCGTGCTAAAATTGACAACCCAACTTGGCGTAAAGCATGGGATGCGGGATTATTTATCGGTGGTTTTGTACCATCAGTGGTATTTGGTGTCGCATTTGGTAACTTACTACAAGGTGTTCCATTTGAGTTTAATGAATTAACTCAGGTTAAATATACAGGGACATTTTTTGAGTTATTAAATCCATATGCTTTATTATGCGGTATTCTTAGCTGTGCAATGTTAACAACACATGGTGCAGCATGGTTACAAATGAAAACAACCTCTGAACTAAGAGAAAGAGCGAGAGTTATTACTCAATATGGTTCGTTAATTACGATAGTTCTTTTTGGTATTGCAGGGGCTTGGTTATATTTTAAAGATGGTTATGTTGTTACCAGCGTGATTGATCGTAATGCACCATCAACACCATTTGGGGTTGAAGTTGCGGTTAAAGCTGGGGCTTGGTTTGATAACTATCGTCAAATGCCATTACTCTGGATTTTCCCTGTGTTAGCCTTTGTATCTGGTTTATTGACTATGTTAGCTTCAAAAGCTAATCGCTGTGGTTGGGCTTTCTTGTTATCTTCTTTAACAATGACAGGCATTATCTTTACTTGTGGTGTTTCAATGTTCCCATTCTTAATGCCTTCAAGTTCTCACCCTGAGTTTAGTTTATTAGTTTGGAATTCAAGTTCAAGTCAATTAACCTTAACTTTGATGTTCTTCTTTGCACTTATTTTTGTTGTGATTTTATTGGCTTATACCATTTGGTCATATATCAAAATGTTTGGTCGCATTGATGAATCTTTTATTGATAAGAACAAAAACTCACTATACTAGGGGAAAAACAGATGTTTTATGTAACTTGGATTTTGGGTGTAATGTTTGCAGTTTTTCTTGCAGCTATTATCACTATTAGTATTGAAAAAACTGGAAAATTTGATGAGTAAGAGATGATCGATTTTCTCTATCAATTAGTTAATAAGGGCTCATTCCGAGCCCTTTCATTTATACTGGCATTGGGGTTAACTATTTCTATTTTTACCCATACTAAATTATTTGCCTTAAATTTTGGTGGTATATCACCATTGATTACATTGACAATTTTTTGGAGTGTGGTCAGTTTATGGATTCACGGTATGGGATTAGATTTACATAAAAAATTATGGAAATTAGTTTTTATGCCAGTGTTCGCATATCTTATTGCAAGTAGTGCTTTGATTTATATTTATTTTATTTAATTCTTTTGTAAGATAAATGTAATCAATAATTTGCGTTAGATCAAAAAACAAGTAGATTTATTTTTATTAAAAATCTACTTGTTTTTCAATTTGTTAGAGATAAAAATGTTCATAAAATGATAATTTAGGAGATTTTCTATCTTATAATTGACCCGATTCTTTCTTTACTTAGTTACCAACAAAATGAGAGTTATGGTAAAATTCCATCAAAATTTGATAGGTATTGTGAATGATACCACTTAGTAAAATGAGTAAAGAGAGAGATGGCGTTAAAGAATCAATTAGAGGTGATTAATTTAAGTTGTGGACGAGGAGATAGAATACTCTTTGCCAACTTTAATTATCAATTTAATTGTGGAGATTTTATTCAGATAGAAGGGCATAATGGCATTGGTAAAACCACCTTATTACGTACACTAGCTGGATTATCTCGTCCTTTAAAGGGCAACATTTTATTTAACAGCCACCAAATTACCCAACAACGAGAAAGTTTTAATCGACAATTACTCTATTTAGGACATTTATCTGGAGTAAAACCTGAATTAACCGCTTGGGAAAATTTACGTTTTTATCAACAAACGACTTCCACCGTAGAAGATCCAGAGTTGCTTTGGGATATTTTACAGAAAGTAGGATTGCTTGGGCGTGAAGATATTGCCGTCAATAGACTTTCTGCTGGTCAACAAAAAAGAGTTGCTTTAGCACGTTTGTGGCTATCTAAAGCGGCAGTATGGATTTTAGATGAACCCTTTAATGCAATTGATAAACAAGGTGTACGTGTTTTGACACGACTTTTTGAACAACAAGCTGAGAAAGGCGGCATAGTGATTATTACCAGTCATCAAGATGTGCCGAGTGAGAAATTAAAAAAAGTCTATTTAGAAAATTATAAATTTAACGAAGAAGACGATGATATTTAGCCAAATTATTCAACGAGAATTAAAAATTGCAATGCGTAAACAAAGTGAGATTTTAAATCCACTATGGTTTTTTTTGATGGTATTAGCGCTTTTTCCTTTAGCGGTTGGACCCGATCCAAATTTATTAACCAAAATTGCCCCCGGTATTGTATGGGTTGTAGCGTTATTATCTGCTTTGCTTTCCTTTGAACGTCTTTTTAAAGATGATTATCTTGATGGTTCATTAGAACAATTACTTTTACTCTCATTACCGCTTCCATTAGTAAGTTTAGCCAAAATTATCTCTCACTGGTTATTAACCGCATTACCGTTAATTTTATTATCTCCAGTAGCAGGACTTTTACTTTCATTAGAATTTAAAGTGTGGTTAGCACTGGTGTTGAGTTTGTTATTAGGCACACCAGTATTAAGTTGTTTAGGTGCGGTTGGTGTTGCTTTAATTGTTGGTTTAAGAAAAGGTGGAGTATTACTTAGTTTACTTGTTTTACCGTTGTTTATACCTGTTTTAATTTTTGCGACGGCAACTTTAGAAGCTGCCAGTTTATCCTTGAATTATAGTGGGCAGTTGGCAATTTTAGCCTCAATGTCAGTATTTGCTTTAACCTTTTGTCCTTTCGCTGTGGCGGGGGCATTACGTATTAGTTTAGATTAAATTTTATTTATTTTTTGTGGGGAATTAACTTTATGTGGAAATGGCTACATCCTTATGCAAAAGCTGAAACACAATATCATTTGTGTGGTAAGTTTATCCCTTGGTTTGGTTGGCTGAGTTTACTTTCATTAACATTGAGTTTTGTGCTGGGATTAGCCTTTGCACCACCAGATTATCAGCAAGGCGATAGCTATCGGATTATGTTTATTCATGTTCCTACGGCAATTTGGTCGATGGGTATTTATGCTTCAATGGCGGTTGCGGCATTGATCGCATTAGTTTGGCAAATTAAACAAGCCTATTTGGCAATTATTGCATCAGCACCAATAGGTGCGGTATTTACTTTTCTTGCACTATTCACGGGTGCAGTATGGGGGAAACCTGTTTGGGGGACTTGGTGGGTATGGGATGCTCGCTTAACTTCAGAATTAATTCTATTGTTTTTATATTTAGGTGTTTTAGCTCTATATAATGCTTTTCAAGATAAAGCAACGGGAGCGAAAGCCGCTGGAATTTTATCTTTAGTTGGGGTAATTAATTTACCTATCATTCATTTTTCTGTTGAGTGGTGGAATACCCTACATCAAGGTGCAACTATTACTAAATTTTCCAAGCCATCAATGGCAACATCAATGTTAATTCCACTATTATTATCAATTTTTGCATTTTTGGTGCTAACAATTTATTTAACTTTAATCCGTTATCGTAATGAATTATTACGAGAAGAACAAAAACGCCCTTGGGTAAGAAAATTAGCAGGAGGTCAACAATGACCCTTTATTTTGATAGTTGGAGTGCTTTTTTCAATATGGGAGGACATGCTTTTTATGTATGGTTCTCTTATATTCTTTCAATTTTAGTCATTATTGGTTTAGTTATTCAAAGTAAAAGAGAAAAACAGCAAATATTGCATTCAGTAGAACAAGAAAATGCAAGACAACAACGCATACAGGCACAAAAACAGCGTCTAAAACAACAAGAGGAATTGCTATGAATCCACGTCGTAAATCAAGATTATCGTTAGTACTTTTAGTCTTGTTTGGGGTTGCAATTGCAACAGGTTTAATGCTGTACGCATTACGTCAGAATATTGATCTTTTTTATACGCCATCAGAGATTCTTTATGGTAAAAACAATGATCCTACAACTAAACCAGAGATCGGTCAGCGTATTCGAGTAGGGGGAATGGTCGTCCAAGGATCAGTTCAACGAGATCCTAATAGTCTTAAAGTCAGTTTTAAATTAGATGACGTTGGACCTGCTATTAATGTAGTTTATGATGGCATTTTGCCGGATTTATTTCGTGAAGGGCAAGGGATTGTTGCTCAAGGTATCTGGAAAGATGAAAATACCTTAGTGGCTTCAGAAGTTTTGGCAAAACACGATGAAAATTATGTACCACCTGAATTAGGTGAAAAAATGAAAGAATTGCATAATCCGATGGGTGTTTCGGCAGAGGATTTGAAGGGTGAGTCTGAAAAAGATCGTCAGAAATTATATAGTGAGAAAAAATAAATGATTGCTGAATTAGGAAATTATGCGTTAGCGTTAAGTTTAGCAATAGCGATATTGTTAGCATTGTTGCCTTTAATTGGTGCAGAAAAAAATAACTTAACGTTAATGTCATTAGCTCGACCAATGACGTGGGGATTATTTGTCAGCTTGACTTTTGCATTCTTAGCGTTGATGTATTTATTTGCGGTAAATGATTTTAGCGTCCAGTATGTGGTCAATAACTCTAATACCTTGTTACCGTGGTATTACCGTTTATCAGCAGTATGGGGATCGCACGAAGGTTCACTTCTATTATGGATTTGGTTATTAAGTCTCTGGAGTGTGGCAGTTGCTATTTTTAGTCGCCAATTACCGATTGAAGCAGTAGCAAGAGTGCTAGCGGTGATGGGGTTGGTAAGCATTGGCTTTTTACTTTTTGTCATTTTAGCTTCCAATCCTTTTAGCCGTACTTTTCCTGATTTTCCAATTGATGGAAGAGAATTGAATCCAATGTTACAAGATGTTGGCTTAATTTTTCATCCTCCATTGCTGTATATGGGGTATGTTGGTTTTTCAGTTGCTTTTGCGTTTTCTATTGCTTCTTTGATGACAGGAAAATTGGATACAGCTTGGGCAAGATGGTCTCGTCCTTGGACGTTAGCTGCTTGGAGTTTTTTAACCTTAGGTATCGTACTAGGTTCTTGGTGGGCATATTACGAATTAGGCTGGGGAGGCTGGTGGTTTTGGGATCCCGTTGAAAATGCGTCATTTATGCCTTGGTTAACTGGTACTGCATTATTACATTCATTAGCGGTAACTGAAAAACGTGGTTCCTTTAAAGCTTGGACTGTTTTATTAGCCATTTTAGCTTTTTCTCTATGTTTATTGGGGACTTTTTTGGTGCGTTCAGGAATCTTAGTTTCAGTCCACGCCTTTGCTTCTGATCCAACGAGGGGCTTATATATCTTAGCTTATTTAGTTGCGGTCATTGGTGGCTCATTGGTTTTATATGCTTATAAAGGAAGTCAAATTCGTTCCAATGATAACTATCAACGTTATTCCCGAGAAACTATGTTGTTATTAAACAATATTTTGTTAATGACCGCTTTATTGGTGGTGGTGTTAGGAACATTATTACCATTAGTACATAAACAGTTAGGCTTAGGCACAATCTCAATCGGAGCGCCATTTTTTGATCAAATGTTTTTAATCATTATGGTACCTTTTGCGTTTTTACTCGGAATTGGACCTTTGGTGAAATGGCGGCGGGATCAATTCTCGGCTATTCGTAAGCCTGTGGTCATCAGTACTTTTGTTATGGCAATAGGTGGTTTTGTTTTACCTTATTTTCTACAAGATCAAATCACTGTTTCGGCTGTGTTAGGCACAATGATGACATTGATTATTGCTTTACTAGCACTTTATGAATTGCAGTTGCGAGCGAGCTATCGTCAAAGTTTCTTCAAAGGTATTACAAAATTAAGTCGTTCTCAATGGGGAATGTTTTTTGCCCATTTAGGTTTAGCTATGACGGTATTTGGCATCACTTTTAGTCAAAACTTTAGCGTTGAACGTGATGTGAGAATGAAAACAGGAGATAGCGTACAGGTTGCAGGGTACGACTTCACTTTTAATGGAGTAAGAGAACAAAATGGGGCAAATTACCTTGGCGTTGTAGCAGATATTGGCATTAGTCAGAATCAAAAACAGATTGGAAATCTAGAAGCTGAAAAAAGATTTTATTCTGTTAGTCGTATGAGTATGACTGAGGCAGCGATCAGTGGTGGCTTAACTCGGGATCTTTATGCTGCATTAGGCGAGCGTTTAGATAATAATTCGTGGGCAGTACGTCTATATTATAAACCTTTTATTCGCTGGATCTGGTTAGGTGGCTTATTTATGGCATTTGGTGGTTTTTTATCTATTTTAGATCGCCGTTATCGTTTTTCTCGTTTAGTACGACAAGACAAACACAGCTTAGAGAAGCGTACTTAGAGGTATAAAATGACGAAGAAAAAACTCTATCTTCCATTAATTATTTTTTTAGGGTTAATCTTAGCTTTTGCTGTGCAATTAGTTCGCAATTCAAAAGGAGAAGATCCTAAAGCGTTGGAATCCGCATTGGTGGGAAAAAAAGTACCTGTTTCTACGCCATTGCTAGATTTATTCAATCCAGCACAAAGTTATGATGCAAACTTATTCCATCAGAGCAAACCGTTGTTAGTTAATGTTTGGGCAACTTGGTGTCCCACTTGTTATGCAGAACATCAATATCTCAACCAATTGGCTAAACAAGGGATTGAAATTATTGGGATCAATTATAAAGATCAAACTGAGAAAGCTATTAATTGGTTACAAAATTTAGGCAATCCATATCAAGTAGTGATTTCAGATAAGAAAGGTGCTTTTGGCTTGGATTTAGGAGTATATGGTGCTCCCGAAACCTTTGTTATTGATTGTACTGGGACTATTCATTATCGCTATGCAGGGGCTGTAAATTCACAGGTATGGCAACAGGAATTAGAACCATTGTATCAACGTTTAGCTAAGGATAAACAATGCAAACAGTCGAATTAAAAATTAATTGTTTAGATCAAATTATACGCATAATGCAACGTTTTTTGTTTCTATTCTGTTTAAGTTTAGGAAGCAGTGGTGTTGCCTTAGCAAGTATTGATGCATTACAGTTTAGTTCGCCACAACAAGAACGAGAATACCACGAGTTAACACAGCAGTTACGTTGTCCGCAATGTCAGAATAATAGTATTGCAGATTCTAACGCTATTATTGCAACAGATATGCGAGCAAAAGTATTTGAGTTGTTACAACAAGGATCAAGTAAGCAACAAGTAATTGATTATATGGTGGCACGTTATGGTCATTTTGTTACTTATGATCCACCATTAAATGGTTCGACTGTCATTTTATGGTTAGCACCAGCACTTTTACTTTTATTGGGTACATTTTGGTTGCTATTTTACCGTAGAAAAGAAAGCCAAGATGTGAATTTAACAACTTCATCTAAAAGCGAATTGACACAACAAGAGCAACAACGATTAGAACAACTCTTAAAGGAAAATAAGGAATAACAATGATTTTTAAGCTAAGCGTATTTGGATTAACTTTAATAGTTGGGTTAATTTGCTTTTTTCCGTTATTAAAAAATTATCGAATTAAAAAAACGAGTGAACGTGCTGAATTTAATAAAGCATTTTATTTTGATCGTTTACGTGAAATTGAACAAGATATTGAAAAAGGAATTTTAGAGAATAGTAGTGAATTAAAAACTGAGTTACAACATCGTTTACTAGAAGATGTTCCTAGCGAAAAAACAGTGGAAAAGAGCCAACCACTCAATAAGTTTTGGTTTATCGCAGGATTTATTTTTCTTTTAGTGGTATCTTGTGGTATCTATATTCCCGTAGGATCTTGGCAGGCACAAGAAAGTTTAGAACAGAATAGTAGCCGCTTAACACAGTTATTAGATCGGTTGCGTAATAATCAAGACGAAGGTCTGAGCGAACAAGAAATGCAACAAGTTATCATTGGTTTACGTTTGAATTTACAACAACACCCTGAGAATGCAGCTAATTGGTGGTTAATGGGACAATTAGCAATGGCAACAAATAATGGGCGTTTAGCTTTAGATAGTTATGATAAAGCTTATAATTTACAACCTAGTAATCTTAAATATGCGCTTGCTTATGCAAAGATCTTAATGTTTTCTCAAGATCAAGCGGATATGGAAAAGGGACGTAATTTATTGAATCTTGTGTTACGCCAAGATCATACTAATCTTGAAGCATTAAGTTTGCTTGCCTTTGATAATTATCAGCAAGGTAATTATCAAATGGCTATTACCGCTTGGGAATTGATGTTACGTTTCTTACCGCAAGACGATCAACGTAAAATGGTGATTGAACGTAGTATTGAGAATGCTAAACAAAGGCTAGAGCAAAGCAGTAATATCAAATCTGTACAACCAACAACACAATCGGTAGATCAAAAATAAATATATCAATTAAAATTTAGATAGGAATAAAATGGCTGAAGGTTTAAAAATAGGACTTGTCTCAATTTCTGATCGAGCTTCTCAAGGTGTTTATCAAGATCAAGGTTTACCAGCATTGCAAAAGTGGTTAGAACAAGCATTGATCGATCCTTTTGAGGTGGTATCTTGTTTAATTCCTGATGAACAGGTTATGATTGAAGAAACATTGTGTCGTTTAGTAGATCAAGAAAAATGTCATTTAGTCCTCACCACAGGAGGAACAGGACCAAGCAAACGTGATGTAACGCCTGATGCTACCTTAGCCATTGCTGATCGAGAAATGCCTGGTTTTGGGGAACAGATGAGACAAGTCAGTTTACATTTTGTACCGACCGCAATTCTTTCTCGCCAAGTTGGTGTAATACGCAAAGAGAGCTTAATTCTTAACCTACCGGGGCAACCAAAAGCAATTAAAGAAACATTAGAAGGGGTTAAGGATAGCGATGGTAAAGTTATTGTAAAAGGGATTTTTAGTGCTGTGCCATATTGTTTACAGTTGTTAAGTGGAATTTATATTGAAACAAATCAGCGTGTAATTGAAAGTTTTCGCCCAAAATCTGCTAGACGTGAATCTTAGTTATTTTACCTAACCATTAATAGCCTGAGAGGTGAAGAATGAAAAAAATTGAAGCAATTATTAAACCCTTTAAATTAGATGATGTACGAGAAGCATTATCAGATATAGGCATTACAGGAATGACTGTCTCTGAAGTAAAAGGCTTTGGACGTCAAAAAGGGCATATGGAGCTTTATCGTGGTGCAGAATATATGGTCGATTTTTTACCTAAAATCAAGTTAGAAATTGTATTGGTAGAAGAACAGGTTGAGGCTTGTGTTGATGCGATTGTGAAAAATGCACAAAGTGGCAAAATTGGTGATGGTAAAATTTTTGTTTATGATGTTGAACGAGTGGTAAGGATTAGAACGGGCGAAGAAAACGAAGAGGCAGTTTAAATCTTGATCGACTTTTAGATAAATGAAATAAAGAGGTGAACTTTGGTTCACCTTAATTTTTTGTAAACTTGCTTTCTTTTTCAGCGATTTTAGGACTAAATATCCTATCTTCATCTACAAAATAATTAAAAATAACGTCTTTTTATAGTAGATAATATTAGGTTTAAAGATCTATTTCTAAATCACTTTCTACTTTACAGCAACAGAGTAGAACTTCATTTGTATTGCAAAATGCAAGGGGGGGATTGGGATAAGAGACTTTTCCTTTTACTAATAAAACTCGACAAGCCCCACAGAAACCAGAACGGCATTGATATTCAGGAAAAATATTATTTTTTTCTAATGTTTCTAATAAAGAACATTGGTTGTTGTGTTTAATGGTTATTTGGCTTTTTTTAAGATAAATTGAGTAATACTGCATAATTTATTGAGGATAATTTGACGAATAAATGGAGCATTCTAGCTGGTTTTTGCCAGAATGAAAAATTTTTGAGTATCATTTTATTTATCAAATAGATTATCCCAAAAGGATAAATTTCTCTTGCTTGGAGATACTTACTGAAAGTTGGCTTAAAGTTATTTATAATAATTAGAATTTTTTGCTTATTAGGAGGATTATTAAATGTCCGCATTACTATCAACAGAATGCGTTATTATTGCCATTGCAGGTGCATCGGCATCAGGTAAAAGCTTGATAGCATCAACAATTTATAAAGAATTATGTGAAGAATTAGGCTGTGAAGAAATTGGTATCATTTCTGAAGATTCTTATTATAAGGATCAAAGCCATTTAGATTTAGAAACAAGAACAAAAACAAATTATGATCATCCAAATTCAATGGATCGTGATTTATTAATTGAACATCTGCAAGCGTTGAAAAAAGGGCAAGCGGTAG is part of the Mergibacter septicus genome and encodes:
- the glnB gene encoding nitrogen regulatory protein P-II; protein product: MKKIEAIIKPFKLDDVREALSDIGITGMTVSEVKGFGRQKGHMELYRGAEYMVDFLPKIKLEIVLVEEQVEACVDAIVKNAQSGKIGDGKIFVYDVERVVRIRTGEENEEAV
- the mog gene encoding molybdopterin adenylyltransferase; this translates as MAEGLKIGLVSISDRASQGVYQDQGLPALQKWLEQALIDPFEVVSCLIPDEQVMIEETLCRLVDQEKCHLVLTTGGTGPSKRDVTPDATLAIADREMPGFGEQMRQVSLHFVPTAILSRQVGVIRKESLILNLPGQPKAIKETLEGVKDSDGKVIVKGIFSAVPYCLQLLSGIYIETNQRVIESFRPKSARRES
- the ccmI gene encoding c-type cytochrome biogenesis protein CcmI codes for the protein MIFKLSVFGLTLIVGLICFFPLLKNYRIKKTSERAEFNKAFYFDRLREIEQDIEKGILENSSELKTELQHRLLEDVPSEKTVEKSQPLNKFWFIAGFIFLLVVSCGIYIPVGSWQAQESLEQNSSRLTQLLDRLRNNQDEGLSEQEMQQVIIGLRLNLQQHPENAANWWLMGQLAMATNNGRLALDSYDKAYNLQPSNLKYALAYAKILMFSQDQADMEKGRNLLNLVLRQDHTNLEALSLLAFDNYQQGNYQMAITAWELMLRFLPQDDQRKMVIERSIENAKQRLEQSSNIKSVQPTTQSVDQK
- the yfaE gene encoding class I ribonucleotide reductase maintenance protein YfaE; translated protein: MQYYSIYLKKSQITIKHNNQCSLLETLEKNNIFPEYQCRSGFCGACRVLLVKGKVSYPNPPLAFCNTNEVLLCCCKVESDLEIDL